The Arachis duranensis cultivar V14167 chromosome 2, aradu.V14167.gnm2.J7QH, whole genome shotgun sequence genome has a window encoding:
- the LOC107473806 gene encoding uncharacterized protein LOC107473806: MNTKTMRLPPRRVLTPSGPKRKEREDPFERPKPITTTTSSKLLKPDRPTPRPVLEPITTTTPTAATTSPSTSSPSSVKGFESTTPSNQLLAGCLAHEYLTKGTLLGQPWAQVWPESPIVAEKEDCSEKGGAATTTATTASKVCRETEEQRERYAKVASLFKCDGVHLSGVVNPAQLARYLHL; the protein is encoded by the coding sequence ATGAATACCAAAACGATGCGCCTCCCCCCTCGTCGCGTGCTGACACCTAGTGGACCTAAacgaaaagagagagaagaccCGTTTGAGAGGCCCAAGCCCATAACCACAACAACCTCATCGAAATTACTTAAGCCAGACAGGCCCACACCTCGGCCCGTTTTAGAGCCCATCACCACAACAACACCAACAGCAGCAACTACATCCCCATCAACATCAAGCCCAAGCAGCGTCAAGGGTTTTGAATCGACAACTCCGTCTAATCAACTATTAGCTGGGTGCCTGGCCCACGAGTATCTCACCAAAGGGACCCTCCTGGGCCAACCGTGGGCCCAAGTCTGGCCCGAAAGCCCAATTGTAGCGGAGAAAGAGGACTGCAGCGAGAAAGGAGGAGCGGCTACGACGACGGCGACAACAGCCTCCAAAGTGTGCCGTGAGACGGAGGAGCAGAGGGAAAGGTACGCGAAGGTAGCGAGCCTGTTCAAGTGCGACGGGGTCCACCTTTCTGGAGTGGTGAACCCTGCCCAGCTGGCTCGCTACTTACACTTGTGA